The following coding sequences are from one Lolium rigidum isolate FL_2022 chromosome 6, APGP_CSIRO_Lrig_0.1, whole genome shotgun sequence window:
- the LOC124660383 gene encoding protein STRICTOSIDINE SYNTHASE-LIKE 10-like, giving the protein MGCGMSRLAKATIALVILVMLFLPAAMAAASFDATRSQHLPLPRGTVRGPESVAFDGQGQGPYSGVSDGRVLKWNGDKLGWTTYTHGPGYDSKMCTATKFRPETATESQCGRPLGLRFDQKTGDLYIADAYKGLMRVGPGGGEATVLVNSVDGIPLSFTNGVDVDQTTGQVYFTDSSMNYNRAQHEMVTRTGDSTGRLMRYDPRTSDVTVLQSDMTYPNGVAVSTDRTHLVVASTGPCKLLRHWIKGPNTGRSEPFADLPGYPDNVRPSNKGGYWVALHREKNELPFGRDSHLLAVRVGSNGKILEEMRGPKSVRPTEIMERNNGKIYMGSVELPYVSVVKRK; this is encoded by the coding sequence ATGGGTTGCGGGATGAGCCGCCTTGCCAAGGCTACGATCGCCCTGGTGATCCTGGTCATGCTTTTCCTGCCCGCCGCTATGGCGGCCGCCAGCTTCGACGCCACCCGGAGCCAGCACCTGCCGCTGCCGCGCGGGACCGTCCGCGGGCCGGAGAGCGTCGCCTTcgacggccagggccagggcccctACAGCGGCGTCTCCGACGGCCGCGTCCTCAAGTGGAATGGCGACAAGCTCGGCTGGACCACCTACACGCACGGCCCCGGCTACGACAGCAAGATGTGCACGGCCACCAAGTTCCGCCCGGAGACCGCGACGGAGAGCCAATGCGGCCGCCCGCTCGGCCTTCGGTTCGACCAGAAGACGGGAGACCTATACATCGCTGACGCGTACAAGGGCCTCATGAGGGTTGGCCCGGGCGGCGGGGAGGCAACGGTGCTGGTCAATAGCGTTGATGGCATACCTCTAAGTTTCACCAACGGAGTTGACGTCGACCAAACTACCGGCCAGGTCTACTTCACGGACAGCTCTATGAACTACAACAGGGCGCAGCACGAGATGGTGACGAGAACGGGGGACTCGACGGGCCGCCTCATGAGGTACGATCCGCGGACTTCAGATGTTACGGTGCTCCAATCAGACATGACCTACCCTAATGGCGTCGCCGTCAGCACCGACCGTACTCACCTTGTGGTTGCGTCAACCGGTCCTTGCAAACTACTAAGGCACTGGATCAAAGGCCCCAACACCGGACGATCCGAGCCTTTTGCCGACCTCCCGGGTTACCCTGATAATGTGAGACCTAGCAACAAGGGAGGTTATTGGGTGGCTTTACACCGTGAGAAAAACGAGCTTCCTTTTGGCCGGGATAGCCATCTGCTTGCTGTGAGGGTCGGCTCCAACGGGAAGATACTAGAAGAGATGAGAGGTCCCAAGAGTGTGAGACCGACGGAGATAATGGAGAGGAACAATGGCAAAATCTACATGGGTTCCGTGGAGCTACCTTATGTCAGTGTAGTTAAACGCAAATAG
- the LOC124659179 gene encoding probable protein ABIL5, whose product MDAEAGEAGRQRSPAAPFVRSSSRLGAAQSFDGALRELKDLRFQLHQAADCCEKAFLGTEQKRLILDSTKSYICDAVVTVIDHLGTVSSKLEHQLEDKTEITQTERKITFLKQRLLTCEQYAISLNLLALRMDTGAVQYHRRYLSQSTETNNKENATDSRGHPVPGANRTLKPYDVESTIGREITVAVADVGNSASITRSFSFRAEDVHIAPGVHKKKKASHRSNILAFLKRSKQHA is encoded by the exons ATGGATGCGGAGGCCGGCGAGGCTGGGCGTCAGCGTTCCCCCGCGGCGCCGTTCGTCAGGTCGTCATCGCGTCTCGGCGCAGCCCAGAGCTTCGACGGCGCGCTCAGG GAGCTCAAGGATCTGCGATTCCAGCTGCACCAGGCGGCGGACTGCTGCGAGAAGGCGTTCCTCGGCACCGAGCAGAAGAGGCT GATACTGGACAGCACGAAGAGCTACATCTGCGATGCGGTTGTGACGGTGATTGATCACCTGGGAACTGTTTCATCCAAGCTTGAGCACCAGCTGGAGGACAAGACCGAGATCACGCAAACAGAGCGAAAGATCACCTTCCTCAAACAG AGGCTTCTGACATGCGAACAGTATGCAATTTCTCTCAACCTATTGGCTCTACGTATGGACACCGGCGCCGTTCAATATCATCGACGTTACCTCTCGCAAT CTACGGAGACAAACAATAAGGAAAATGCTACTGATTCAAG GGGTCACCCGGTGCCTGGAGCCAATCGCACTCTGAAGCCATATGATGTTGAGTCAACCATCG GGAGGGAAATTACCGTGGCAGTTGCAGACGTAGGAAACTCAGCATCCATAACGAGGTCATTTTCCTTCAGAGCAGAG GATGTTCACATTGCTCCAGGCGTTCATAAGAAGAAGAAAGCCAGCCACCGCAGCAACATCTTGGCATTCCTCAAGAGAAGTAAGCAGCATGCATAA